In Ureibacillus thermophilus, the genomic stretch ATAATAGAAACGTATCTTATATAATAAGCAGAAATTTTTATCATTTCGAATTATAGAAAAATTAATAGTTTATTGCTATAATAAGCATGTCAAAAAAATTTTTTAACAAAAAATTCTGATAAAGGGGATGTCTAGGACAGAAATTTAGACCTCTCATTCAAAAGTTTAGTCGTCCGCTAGTCTTTGCCATGTGAATAAAGATGAAGGAGTGGTTCATTTAAATGAAACCCGCGACAGACAGAATGCTTACACGCATTAAAGACGTGTACTTGTTCATTCGGGAGAATGGAACTGTAACGACACAGGATTTAGTTGAAGAATTCAACATCACTCCTCGCACCATTCAAAGAGATTTGAATGTGTTAGCCTTTAACAACTTGGTGGAAAGCCCAAGTAGAGGCAAATGGACAACGACGAACAAGAAAGTGAAGTTATCATCATAGAGACAGATAGAAGAACAATTGCCTACGTTAATATAGAATGAACGAGTGACCTAGAAAAAGGTCACTCTTTTTTATGCACATATTCTTTTAACGCCTTCAATTCTTCATCTGTCAACTCACGATATTCGCCGTATTGTAATGTTGGGTCTAAGTTCAAATTCCCCATCGACAATCGTTTTAAAAAAACGACCTTTTTGCCGACTGCTTCGAACATCCTCTTTACTTGATGAAATTTTCCTTCATAAATCGTTAGTTCTATTTCCGATATATCCCCGGATGTTATAATCTTCAATTCCCCCGGTTTTGTGATGGTGCCGTCATCCAAGACAACCCCTTCTTTAAAGGCCTTTACGTCTCTTTCTGTAACTTCCCCTGCAATTTTTGCATAATACGTTTTTGGCACATGCTTTTTCGGAGACAACAATTGATGGGCCAAGTCGCCATCATTTGTTAAAAGCAATAGTCCTACGGTATCTTTATCCAATCGTCCAACAGGAAAGGGCTGATAATGCCTCAAGATAGGGGAGAGTAAATCCACCACTGTCTTTTCCCGCAAATCTTCCGTTGCTGAAATGACTCCTTTTGGCTTATTTAGCATTACATAAATAAATTCTTTATAATCCAATTTTTCTCCGAATACATAGATTTCCTGCCGCTCCGGGTCTACGTGCATCGCCGGGTCTTTTGCCACTTTCCCGTCGACCGTGACCTGTTCTTTTTTCAACAATTGTTTAACCTCTTTCCGAGAGCCGTATCCAGAATTGGCGAGCAGCTTATCTAAACGCACTAACAACACCTACTTTAATCCGAATTTCCCAGAAATCCGAGAAATTCGTTCACCTAATAATTTTTGGGCAAGACCCACTTTAAAGCTTAAAAAGGCATATACATATACCCCAACGGCAACACAAATGAGCGCCACCATTAAACTAGAAAATCTGCTTTCGACCGCACCAAACAATAAAATAAGACCTTTATGGGCTAAGAACACGCAAATAGACATCACAGCAGTTAAAATTACAATCAACAAAATGCGTCTTACTACCATTTTGGATTTGTAATTTAACACTTTCTTTAAAACCATGATGTTAATTACAATCGAAACGGTATATCCAATCGCTGTCGAAAGAATCGCCCCATCAGTTTGCAGCCATTCAATGAGCGGCGTATTCAACATTAACTTCACAAGAATACCGGTAAGCAAACTAAAAACAATCCATTTTTGATAATCAATTCCTTGAAGAAGCGCCGCCGTTACTTGGAATAACGCGAATAAAATAGCCACCGGCGCATAATGGGCGAGCACTGTTGCCCCCATTTCACTCTCTTCATATAAAAGGAAATAAATTTCATAGGATAATAAGGAAATTCCAATGGCTGCCGGCAATGTAATGAAAAACAAAATTTGGTAGGACTTATCCATTGCCCCTTTCAATGATTGAAACTCTCCATTGTTATAATATTTCGTAATGGTCGGAACAAGGGCCAAAGATAAGCTCGTTGCAAGCATAACCGGAATGATCACAACTTTATGCGTTGTAAAATTAACCATGCTCAAATATAAGTCTGATACTTCTGACATGCCAATATTCTTCATGGCATTATTAAAGGTCAACATATCTACAAGTTGGAACAAAGGATTGGCGATGCCGACGAAAATCATCGGGATGGAATATTGAATTACTTCCCAATAGATTTCCTTTAATTGAATATTGGAGTTTCCTTTGCTTTGGCTTCGAAGGGCATTAAATTCTGAAAGATGTTTTTTCCAAAAATAGAATAATACGAACAACCCGCCAAGGGCTCCAATAAAGGCAGCAAATACGGACAATGCAATAGCTGTTTCAGCTTTCCCTTTTAAAAGCACCATCACTGTGAAGGATGCGCAAAGCAAGAAAACAATCCGCACAATTTGTTCAATAAGCTGGGAGTAAGCGGTAGGCTCCATAATTCCGTATCCTTGGAAAAAACCGCGCCATAAGCTCATAAAAGGAACAACGATTAATGCGAAGCTCACCCATCGAATGACGGAAGAGACTTGTTCCACTGTGAAGGCTTGATCTTTGCTTCGGATGACGATTTCTGCAATTGGCGTCGCAAGAAGGTTTAATAGCAGAAAAGTCAAAAATCCTGTCACCATCATCGTCAAAAGTCCAGATTTTAGCAATCTTCGCCCCGCATCATAGTCGCCCAAGGAATTATATTTTGAAACAAACTTCGACACCGCCACCGGAGCACCGGAAATCGCTATGGACAACATAATCGTGTACGGGATATATGCATATTGATAAAGAACGACATTTTCACTACCAACAATTGCATAAAAAGGGAAAATATAAATTAACCCGAGAACTTTGGATAAAAACATTCCAATTGTTAAAATCGCTGTACCTTTCATTAAAGAGGACATTCAATTCATCCATTCTTTTAAGAATTTCAAATATGTATTGATTTTTGTATTTTTAACAGTTCAATGGATAAATAGGTTCTAAAAAATAGTAAGCAACAAAAATAAGCACTACCTCCAAATGAGATAGTCCTTTAAAAAGACTTCGTACATGAAAGAAATCGCACCGG encodes the following:
- a CDS encoding putative polysaccharide biosynthesis protein, coding for MSSLMKGTAILTIGMFLSKVLGLIYIFPFYAIVGSENVVLYQYAYIPYTIMLSIAISGAPVAVSKFVSKYNSLGDYDAGRRLLKSGLLTMMVTGFLTFLLLNLLATPIAEIVIRSKDQAFTVEQVSSVIRWVSFALIVVPFMSLWRGFFQGYGIMEPTAYSQLIEQIVRIVFLLCASFTVMVLLKGKAETAIALSVFAAFIGALGGLFVLFYFWKKHLSEFNALRSQSKGNSNIQLKEIYWEVIQYSIPMIFVGIANPLFQLVDMLTFNNAMKNIGMSEVSDLYLSMVNFTTHKVVIIPVMLATSLSLALVPTITKYYNNGEFQSLKGAMDKSYQILFFITLPAAIGISLLSYEIYFLLYEESEMGATVLAHYAPVAILFALFQVTAALLQGIDYQKWIVFSLLTGILVKLMLNTPLIEWLQTDGAILSTAIGYTVSIVINIMVLKKVLNYKSKMVVRRILLIVILTAVMSICVFLAHKGLILLFGAVESRFSSLMVALICVAVGVYVYAFLSFKVGLAQKLLGERISRISGKFGLK
- a CDS encoding DeoR family transcriptional regulator, coding for MKPATDRMLTRIKDVYLFIRENGTVTTQDLVEEFNITPRTIQRDLNVLAFNNLVESPSRGKWTTTNKKVKLSS
- a CDS encoding pseudouridine synthase, whose protein sequence is MRLDKLLANSGYGSRKEVKQLLKKEQVTVDGKVAKDPAMHVDPERQEIYVFGEKLDYKEFIYVMLNKPKGVISATEDLREKTVVDLLSPILRHYQPFPVGRLDKDTVGLLLLTNDGDLAHQLLSPKKHVPKTYYAKIAGEVTERDVKAFKEGVVLDDGTITKPGELKIITSGDISEIELTIYEGKFHQVKRMFEAVGKKVVFLKRLSMGNLNLDPTLQYGEYRELTDEELKALKEYVHKKE